The Gloeomargarita lithophora Alchichica-D10 genomic sequence TAAATGAAAAAGAGGTTTGATGATATTCAAATGAAGCCATTTTTTTTAGCTGTTCTTTGACCCGTCTCCTTCCCTCCAAACAAACCTCCAAAAGGCACTGGATTTCTTCTTTGGTAATTTGACCATGGGGATAAAGCAATTTGATCAAACCTGATAAAGATTTACGAACTGCCTTGGCATCCCTAGCATTCAGATGAGTGCCAAAAGTAAAATACTCATCTATTAGCTCAGTAAAACTGTGCTGACGTAGTTCCTTGAATGCCTCTGCCAAATAGTCAATCACTAAACCATAACGATCGGTAAAAAACTCCATCCGCATTTTGGGGATTTCCCAACCCGGAATGTAATAGTGAATCCGATCTAAAAATGCCATATCATCACGAATTACTTCAGGTAAAGGCATAAATAAATGGGAAGAACGTACCATAACTTCTACCGGTTGGTTGGTATTACCAAACATCGCAATTGAGGCTCTCCCGGATATGCTATCTTTACCTCGCGCAAAAGTACCTGATTCGCAGTAGGTTTTTAGGGTTGTAACCACCTCTTTGGGCATTTTTTGCAGGTCAGCCACTTCATCGAAGGCAACTGCATCCCAAATGCCAACTAAACCAATTTTATTAGTTGCCATGTTGTAAAACAAGTTGGCTACCGTGGTAGGCCCGGTTAGCAAAATGGAGTAGGGAGTTAATTCTTGATAGGCATAACTTTTACCTGTCCCCCTTGGTCCTAGCTCAATTAAATTAAAGTTTTGTTCGCACAGAGGAATCAGACGAATCAGCAGTAGTAACTTGACCCGCATACTAAAATTAGCAGGTTCTAAGCCGATTGTTCGTAATAAAATATCAATCCATTCTTCTAATGTAAATTGTTGGCGACAGGCGCAGTATTGTTCAAAATTAAAAGTAGCCACTTGTATTGGTTTAACATCATCAATCCAAAAGGGACTACGTTTACCTTTTTGCTCCTCATCGTATTGGTGGCGAATTTCCACCTGTGCCCATATTCCGCCGGTGAGCAGACGATCATACTTACGCAAAATATGTTCGGGAAAATGGATAAACTTGTTGCCGAAGTTTTTCAATTCCGCCCAGTGCTTATCATCCTCTGCCAGATAGCGCACTTGCACCTTATCTATAAAGGTATATTTACCTTCATC encodes the following:
- the brxL gene encoding protease Lon-related BREX system protein BrxL, whose protein sequence is MGDLDQKLCQVFAGKVVRKDLVKKTKVGINIPVFVLEYLLGKYCATDDPVAIEAGIKVVKNTITNNFVRPEEANKAQSLVKDEGKYTFIDKVQVRYLAEDDKHWAELKNFGNKFIHFPEHILRKYDRLLTGGIWAQVEIRHQYDEEQKGKRSPFWIDDVKPIQVATFNFEQYCACRQQFTLEEWIDILLRTIGLEPANFSMRVKLLLLIRLIPLCEQNFNLIELGPRGTGKSYAYQELTPYSILLTGPTTVANLFYNMATNKIGLVGIWDAVAFDEVADLQKMPKEVVTTLKTYCESGTFARGKDSISGRASIAMFGNTNQPVEVMVRSSHLFMPLPEVIRDDMAFLDRIHYYIPGWEIPKMRMEFFTDRYGLVIDYLAEAFKELRQHSFTELIDEYFTFGTHLNARDAKAVRKSLSGLIKLLYPHGQITKEEIQCLLEVCLEGRRRVKEQLKKMASFEYHQTSFSFIDQETREERFVGVPEQGGRDAIALDPLPPGSVYTVAMDDQGKVGLYRIEVGSSAGTGQLKMAGGVETIMKESFQRAFNYLKGQKVKLGIAEQLDSLDFYVEAIDLLNNHVRCEAGIALIVAVTSAIKKHSALSGLIILGDLSITGNIKGVSSLSESLQMAMENGAKRALIPLENKRLFLEVSGEIVERVDPIFYADPITATIKGLGING